Proteins co-encoded in one Pyramidobacter piscolens W5455 genomic window:
- a CDS encoding nucleoside kinase: MFNVAFPDGKILPCDAPASGEELLRRAGAARGGVPVVAWHVNHYLRPLNWIVDKEARVSWVDLASSEGVSVFQSSLSFVLTIAARRVLGRGLRVTHSISEGTFWEIVPRPGERRNGEDEEILADKVGAIAAEMERIIAADLPIRAEMTPIDEARRFFEEHERPDKAKLLAHMWSDLPVEMACCDGERDHFYSPMVPSTGYLRPYKLSKLAPGIVLRFPVALSRGELPEYRPSHKLSTVFLDYADWMRKLHVVNLVEICEAVARDGGKELILMSEALHAQKVAEVTQDFLSVPERRVITIAGPSGSGKTTTSHKLRIQLEVAGRRPVAISLDDYFVDRDKCPLDEDGKRDFEAVEAVDTELLNDHVHALLAGKTVRLPRFDFYEGRRMAGAELKLEKDDVLILEGLHGLNDKILAAIPPQARYGVFLSPLTSLCLDQHSRTSTTELRLLRRLIRDNRTRGNSPEATLNRWPSVVRGAAKYIFPYQKNADVMFNSSLIYELPVMKPYAENLLRSVGEDSPQRGEAMRLLRMLRFVPAMDSRLVPSNSLLREFIGGSIIEI; encoded by the coding sequence ATGTTTAACGTCGCTTTCCCCGACGGAAAAATTCTGCCGTGCGACGCGCCGGCAAGCGGCGAGGAACTGCTGCGCCGCGCGGGCGCCGCGCGGGGCGGCGTGCCGGTGGTGGCGTGGCACGTCAACCATTATCTGCGGCCGCTAAACTGGATCGTGGACAAGGAAGCCCGGGTCAGCTGGGTCGACCTCGCCTCGTCTGAGGGGGTGAGCGTCTTCCAGAGCTCGCTGAGTTTCGTGCTGACCATCGCGGCTCGCCGCGTGCTGGGGCGCGGACTGCGGGTGACCCATTCCATTTCCGAGGGAACGTTTTGGGAAATCGTGCCCCGTCCGGGAGAACGGCGCAACGGCGAAGACGAGGAGATCCTCGCGGACAAGGTCGGGGCCATCGCCGCGGAAATGGAACGGATCATCGCCGCCGATCTGCCCATCCGCGCCGAAATGACGCCGATCGACGAAGCGCGGCGCTTTTTCGAAGAACACGAGCGTCCCGACAAGGCGAAGCTGCTGGCCCACATGTGGTCCGATCTGCCCGTGGAAATGGCCTGCTGCGACGGCGAGCGCGACCACTTCTATTCGCCGATGGTGCCTTCCACCGGTTACCTCCGCCCTTACAAGCTCTCGAAACTGGCGCCGGGGATCGTGCTGCGCTTCCCGGTCGCGCTGAGCCGCGGCGAACTGCCCGAATACCGGCCTTCGCACAAGCTTTCCACGGTTTTTCTCGATTACGCCGACTGGATGCGCAAACTCCACGTCGTCAATCTGGTGGAGATCTGCGAGGCGGTGGCGCGCGACGGCGGCAAGGAACTGATCCTCATGTCCGAAGCGCTTCACGCCCAGAAGGTCGCCGAGGTGACGCAGGATTTTCTGAGCGTCCCCGAGCGCCGCGTGATCACCATCGCCGGCCCGTCGGGATCCGGCAAGACGACGACGTCGCACAAGCTGCGCATCCAGCTGGAAGTGGCCGGCAGGCGCCCCGTGGCGATCTCGCTGGACGATTACTTCGTGGACCGCGACAAGTGTCCGCTGGACGAGGACGGCAAGCGCGACTTCGAGGCGGTCGAGGCGGTGGACACCGAGCTGCTGAACGATCACGTCCACGCGCTGCTGGCGGGAAAAACGGTGCGGCTGCCGCGCTTCGACTTTTACGAGGGACGCCGCATGGCCGGAGCCGAACTGAAACTGGAAAAGGACGACGTGCTGATCCTCGAGGGGCTGCACGGGCTCAACGACAAAATACTTGCGGCGATCCCGCCGCAGGCGCGCTACGGCGTGTTCCTTTCGCCGCTGACCAGCCTCTGCCTCGACCAGCATTCCCGCACCAGCACGACCGAGCTGCGTCTGCTGCGGCGTCTGATCCGCGACAACCGCACCCGCGGCAACTCCCCCGAGGCGACATTGAACCGCTGGCCCTCGGTGGTGCGCGGCGCGGCGAAATATATTTTCCCCTATCAGAAGAACGCCGACGTGATGTTCAACTCGTCGCTGATCTACGAACTGCCGGTGATGAAGCCCTATGCCGAGAACCTGTTGCGCTCCGTCGGCGAGGATTCGCCCCAGCGCGGCGAGGCGATGCGTCTGCTGCGCATGCTGCGCTTCGTGCCGGCCATGGATTCCCGGCTGGTGCCCAGCAACTCGCTGCTGCGCGAGTTCATCGGCGGCAGCATCATCGAAATCTGA
- a CDS encoding LacI family DNA-binding transcriptional regulator, with product MARVTMADVALEAGVNKGTVSRALRGDRRISAETRGRVWETAKKLGYELDAVASGLSSKRTGVAAVVLERMDAPWTGEFLSAAAGVLSRCKMELLLFEGGSASLAANVLRRIEGRKADGLIWFGAPAPELGALEIPVVCIGASSRAGQFCVALERKSVSARIRALAGRRPVRYRGGPAAVMEFLSKLETETGVGEPFVIWDAPKNPPDGERPDLICGDERLARLLHVDCLRVPVRELGVLAARVMTNAIRGSGVRPAVTLVKTTLVSAAGELILG from the coding sequence ATGGCTCGGGTCACGATGGCCGACGTGGCGCTCGAAGCAGGCGTCAACAAAGGCACCGTCAGCCGCGCGCTGCGCGGCGACCGCCGCATTTCCGCGGAGACGCGCGGGCGCGTCTGGGAGACGGCAAAAAAACTTGGCTACGAACTGGACGCGGTGGCCAGCGGGCTTTCCAGCAAGCGCACCGGCGTCGCCGCCGTGGTGCTGGAACGCATGGACGCGCCCTGGACGGGCGAGTTTCTGAGCGCGGCTGCTGGCGTGCTGTCGCGCTGCAAGATGGAACTGCTCCTTTTTGAAGGCGGCAGCGCCTCGCTGGCCGCTAACGTGCTGCGCCGCATCGAAGGGCGCAAGGCCGACGGGCTGATCTGGTTCGGCGCCCCGGCGCCGGAACTCGGCGCTCTGGAAATCCCCGTGGTGTGCATCGGGGCGAGTTCCCGCGCAGGCCAATTCTGCGTGGCGCTGGAGCGCAAGAGCGTTTCGGCGCGGATCCGCGCGCTGGCGGGGCGTCGTCCCGTGCGCTACCGCGGCGGTCCGGCGGCCGTGATGGAATTCCTGTCGAAACTGGAAACTGAGACGGGCGTCGGCGAACCGTTCGTCATCTGGGACGCCCCGAAAAATCCGCCCGACGGCGAACGTCCCGATTTGATCTGCGGCGACGAACGGCTGGCGCGTCTGCTGCACGTCGACTGCCTGCGCGTGCCGGTCAGGGAGCTGGGCGTGCTGGCGGCGCGCGTGATGACCAACGCGATCCGCGGCAGCGGCGTGCGACCGGCGGTGACGCTGGTCAAAACGACGCTCGTTTCCGCGGCCGGAGAGCTGATTCTCGGATAA
- a CDS encoding Mrp/NBP35 family ATP-binding protein, whose protein sequence is MSETCNGSCSSCSSAGNCNKIPGPTRQGVGRIIAVGSGKGGVGKSTVSALLAVALNRAGYRVGVLDADVTGPSIPKLLGIDRPPYVENNKIQMPATANGIKVLSVNLLLKDDGAPVVWRGPLISGTIKQFWEDGAWDGLDFAVVDLPPGTADAPLTVMQSIQVDGILAVTMPQSLSTMIVQKQINLGKMMNVPLLGLVENMSYAVCPHCGERWDLFGSSHREEIEKLFNLKTLARIPVDQKLAELGDAGRLEEYENEELMQALTAAALGVEVRA, encoded by the coding sequence ATGAGCGAAACGTGTAATGGTTCGTGCAGCAGCTGCTCGTCGGCCGGAAACTGCAATAAAATACCCGGGCCGACGCGGCAGGGCGTCGGCCGCATCATCGCCGTCGGCAGCGGCAAGGGCGGCGTCGGCAAAAGCACCGTTTCGGCGCTGCTGGCGGTGGCGCTGAACCGCGCCGGCTACCGCGTCGGCGTGCTCGACGCCGACGTCACCGGCCCTTCGATCCCGAAACTGCTGGGCATCGATCGGCCGCCGTACGTGGAGAACAACAAGATCCAAATGCCCGCTACGGCCAACGGCATCAAAGTGCTTTCCGTCAACCTGCTGCTCAAGGACGACGGCGCGCCCGTCGTCTGGCGCGGACCGCTGATCAGCGGCACCATCAAGCAGTTCTGGGAGGACGGCGCCTGGGACGGCCTCGACTTCGCCGTCGTCGATCTGCCGCCGGGGACCGCCGACGCGCCGCTGACGGTCATGCAGAGCATCCAGGTCGACGGCATCCTGGCCGTGACCATGCCGCAGAGCCTGTCGACGATGATCGTGCAGAAACAGATCAATCTCGGCAAGATGATGAACGTGCCGCTGCTCGGCCTGGTGGAGAACATGTCCTACGCGGTGTGCCCGCACTGCGGCGAACGCTGGGACCTTTTCGGCTCGTCGCACCGCGAGGAGATCGAGAAGCTTTTCAACCTCAAGACGCTGGCGCGCATCCCCGTCGACCAGAAGCTGGCCGAGCTCGGCGACGCGGGGCGCCTCGAGGAATACGAGAACGAAGAGCTCATGCAGGCTCTGACCGCCGCGGCCCTCGGCGTGGAGGTTCGCGCGTGA
- the trmB gene encoding tRNA (guanosine(46)-N7)-methyltransferase TrmB has protein sequence MNRGDVILRPTPDCRLPVEREGAPRLIEIGFGNGDFLVDLAQKRPEALVYGVEVSHMCLEKALSRVVRLKLGNVRLLCGDARFLVRECFADDSVERIYMSFPCPWPKERHARRRVTSEGFSGVLASVLKIGGVFEMATDEGWYADEVERILGAHAALKLAERRLNFRRDLTTKYERKWLDMGKDIHHLYIEKTALWSVPRMVEGSVEDMHVRIAPAAPVDLELLDRTVTGRTGSAQGRHGEDSHWAFRGGFRAADGTLLEETICTDSGYEQKFYVKIVSKPECTLVKLDGVFAPFLTPAVRFAIEDVARRIQER, from the coding sequence TTGAATCGTGGAGACGTGATCCTCAGGCCGACGCCGGACTGCCGTCTGCCGGTGGAACGCGAGGGCGCGCCGCGGCTGATCGAGATTGGCTTCGGCAACGGCGATTTTCTCGTCGACCTTGCGCAGAAACGTCCGGAGGCGTTGGTTTACGGCGTGGAAGTTTCCCATATGTGTCTCGAAAAAGCGCTCTCGCGCGTCGTGCGCCTGAAGCTGGGGAATGTGCGCCTTCTGTGCGGCGACGCGCGCTTCCTCGTGCGCGAGTGCTTCGCCGACGACTCGGTGGAGCGCATCTACATGAGCTTCCCCTGCCCCTGGCCGAAGGAGCGCCACGCGCGCCGCCGCGTCACCTCGGAGGGGTTTTCCGGCGTGCTGGCCTCGGTGCTGAAAATCGGCGGCGTCTTCGAGATGGCCACCGACGAGGGCTGGTACGCCGACGAGGTCGAACGCATCCTCGGCGCTCACGCGGCGCTGAAACTGGCCGAGCGCCGCCTCAATTTCCGCCGCGACCTTACCACCAAGTACGAGCGCAAATGGCTGGACATGGGCAAGGACATTCATCATCTTTACATCGAGAAAACGGCGCTTTGGAGCGTGCCGCGAATGGTAGAAGGGAGCGTGGAGGACATGCACGTAAGAATCGCGCCGGCGGCGCCGGTCGATCTTGAACTTCTCGACCGGACGGTGACGGGGCGGACGGGCAGCGCGCAGGGGCGTCACGGCGAAGATTCGCACTGGGCTTTCCGCGGCGGTTTTCGCGCCGCCGACGGCACGCTGCTGGAGGAGACGATCTGCACCGACTCCGGCTACGAGCAGAAGTTCTACGTCAAAATCGTCAGTAAGCCGGAGTGTACGCTGGTCAAACTGGACGGCGTTTTCGCCCCGTTTCTGACGCCGGCGGTGCGCTTCGCCATCGAGGACGTGGCGCGAAGGATCCAGGAGCGGTGA